A single window of Penaeus chinensis breed Huanghai No. 1 chromosome 9, ASM1920278v2, whole genome shotgun sequence DNA harbors:
- the LOC125028703 gene encoding uncharacterized protein LOC125028703 gives MSLERAGPSSRYVDYTQSSHSGYRPSSVSSYEYPPERPPRRERDRRERSRSRDSSRERYPGGRGVYYNPGIEEDRAPSDRAESEFTVRNEAVINPQLDEEERRAASRAASEIYASTRMPRPQSEIRYIGLCMLIFGFLVLFGSLIYCVFVCREVERMRPPPGELYWTNHWTKQLNMPEIHYTNTQYKPSDYKGSEYSFKTEPSRMTSNSQRY, from the exons ATGAGCCTCGAAAGGGCGGGTCCCTCTTCGCGGTATGTGGATTACACGCAGTCCAGCCACAGTGGATACCGCCCCTCGTCGGTCTCCAGCTACGAGTACCCGCCCGAGAGACCGCCCCGTCGGGAGAGGGACCGACGGGAGCGCAGCAGGTCGAGGGACTCTTCCCGGGAGCGGTACCCCGGGGGCAGAGgg GTGTACTACAACCCGGGCATCGAGGAGGACCGAGCCCCGAGCGACAGAGCCGAGAGCGAGTTCACCGTCAGGAACGAGGCTGTGATCAACCCGCAGCTGGATGAGGAGGAGCGGAGGGCGGCGTCGCGGGCGGCCTCGGAGATCTACGCGTCGACCAGGATGCCGCGCCCGCAGTCTGAGATTAG GTACATCGGCCTCTGCATGTTGATATTCGGTTTCCTTGTGCTGTTCGGATCCCTGATCTACTGCGTCTTCGTTTGCCGTGAAGTAGAGAGGATGAGACCGCCCCCAGGAGAGCTTTACTGGACAAACCACTGGACCAAGCAGCTCAACATGCCTGAAATCCATTACACCAACACCCAGTATAAACCCTCTGATTATAAAGGTTCCGAATACTCCTTTAAGACGGAGCCGAGTCGCATGACATCGAACAGTCAGCGGTACTAA